In the Loxodonta africana isolate mLoxAfr1 chromosome 1, mLoxAfr1.hap2, whole genome shotgun sequence genome, one interval contains:
- the RNF39 gene encoding RING finger protein 39, whose protein sequence is MEAPALGSGLVERLEQLATCPLCGGPFKDPVLLACEHSFCRACLALRWGPPPATGTAATPTACPCCGRPCPRRSLRSNVRLAVEVRISRGLCEKLAEPGARAVRRRGGRIPTIGWLDPPGEDMRKTWSRFDAPMPKSLNSEDDLPEDYPVVKNMLHRLTADLTLDPGTAHRHLVISSDCRSVRLAPPGTPAPPDSPARFDQLPAVLGAQGFGAGRHCWEVETADTVSREDSSGEDEDDGESRYAVGAAGESVRRKGRVGLCPAGAVWAVEGRGGRLWALTAPEPTLLGGAGPPPRRIRVDLDWERGRVAFYDGRSLDLLFAFQAPGPLGERIFPLLCTRDPRAPLRIVPAEG, encoded by the exons ATGGAGGCGCCTGCGCTGGGCTCGGGGCTGGTGGAGCGTCTGGAGCAGCTGGCGACTTGCCCGCTGTGCGGGGGCCCCTTCAAGGACCCGGTGCTCCTGGCGTGTGAACACAGCTTCTGCCGCGCTTGCCTGGCCCTCCGCTGGGGCCCCCCGCCAGCGACCGGCACAGCGGCGACCCCCACGGCCTGCCCGTGCTGTGGCCGGCCGTGCCCCCGCCGCAGCTTGAGGTCTAACGTGCGGCTGGCGGTGGAGGTGCGAATCAGCCGCGGGCTGTGCGAGAAGCTGGCAGAGCCCGGGGCCCGCGCAGTCCGACGCCGCGGGGGCCGCATCCCCACCATAGGCTGGCTGGATCCGCCGGGAGAG GACATGAGGAAGACATGGAGCAG ATTTGATGCTCCAATGCCCAAGTCACTGAACTCAGAGGATGACCTCCCTGAAGATTACCCAGTGGTCAAAAACATGCTTCACAGACTGACTG CCGACTTGACCCTGGATCCTGGCACAGCACACCGCCACCTGGTCATCTCCTCCGATTGCCGCAGTGTCCGACTGGCCCCACCAGGGACGCCCGCGCCCCCTGACAGCCCCGCGCGCTTCGACCAGCTCCCGGCAGTGCTGGGCGCACAGGGCTTCGGCGCTGGCCGCCACTGCTGGGAGGTGGAGACCGCGGACACCGTCTCCCGCGAGGATTCTTCTGGGGAGGATGAGGACGATGGGGAGAGCCGCTACGCCGTGGGCGCGGCCGGGGAGTCAGTGCGACGCAAGGGCCGCGTAGGGCTGTGCCCCGCGGGGGCTGTGTGGGCTGTGGAGGGCCGTGGAGGCCGCCTGTGGGCTCTCACGGCCCCGGAGCCCACCCTGCTGGGGGGCGCTGGGCCCCCGCCTCGCCGCATTCGCGTGGACTTGGACTGGGAGCGGGGCCGAGTCGCCTTCTACGACGGCCGCTCACTGGACCTGCTCTTCGCCTTCCAGGCGCCTGGCCCCCTGGGGGAGCGCATCTTCCCCCTGCTCTGCACCCGCGACCCCCGCGCCCCGCTCCGCATCGTGCCGGCAGAAGGCTGA
- the PPP1R11 gene encoding E3 ubiquitin-protein ligase PPP1R11, whose amino-acid sequence MAEAGSGMSETVTETTVTVTTEPENRSLTIKLRKRKPEKKVEWTSDTVDNEHMGRRSSKCCCIYEKPRAFGESSTESDEEEEEGCGHTHCVRGHRKGRRHTSQEPTPTTPPQPPDPSQPPPGPMQH is encoded by the exons ATGGCCGAGGCAGGGTCCGGGATGAGTGAGACCGTCACTGAGACAACGGTTACCGTGACAACTGAGCCC GAGAACCGGAGCCTAACGATCAAACTTCGGAAACGGAAGCCAGAGAAAAAGGTGGAATGGACGAGTGACACTGTGGACAACGAGCACATGGGGCGCCGCTCATCAAAAT GCTGCTGTATTTATGAGAAACCTCGGGCCTTTGGCGAGAGCTCCACGGagagtgatgaggaggaagaggagggctgTGGTCATACACACTGTGTCCGGGGCCACCGCAAAGGACGGCGTCATACATCCCAGGAACCAACCCCCACCACCCCTCCCCAGCCTCCTGACCCCTCTCAGCCCCCTCCAGGGCCAATGCAGCACTAA